From a region of the Mytilus galloprovincialis chromosome 3, xbMytGall1.hap1.1, whole genome shotgun sequence genome:
- the LOC143067418 gene encoding uncharacterized protein LOC143067418, whose protein sequence is MSQFDFIQMGYISFFILCLVLTASTESNNDVGDDSEFMDEDIIDTGDLDKRLFERLASGLVGKRPFDRLASGLVGKRPFDRLASGLVGKRPFDRLASGLVGKRPFDRLASGLVGKRPFDRLASGLVGKRPFDRLASGLVGKRPFDRLASGLVGKRPFDRLASGLVGKRPFDRLASGLVGKRPFDRLASGLVGKRPFDRLASGLVGKRPFDRLASGLVGKRPFDRLASGLVGKRYMDPLASSLVGKRDSQ, encoded by the exons ATGTCACAGTTTGACTTCATACAAATgggttacatttcattttttatttt ATGTTTAGTACTAACTGCTTCCACAGAATCTAACAACGATGTGGGAGACGACAGTGAATTTATGGACGAAGATATCATAGATACAGGAGACTTAGATAAACGTTTATTTGAAAGACTAGCAAGTGGGCTTGTGGGAAAACGCCCATTTGATAGATTAGCTAGTGGACTCGTAGGGAAAAGGCCATTTGACAGATTAGCCAGTGGTTTAGTTGGAAAACGTCCATTTGACCGACTAGCAAGTGGTTTAGTTGGTAAAAGGCCATTCGATCGTTTAGCCAGTGGCTTAGTTGGAAAACGTCCATTCGATAGATTAGCAAGTGGTTTGGTTGGTAAAAGGCCGTTCGACCGTTTAGCTAGTGGTTTAGTTGGTAAAAGACCATTTGATCGTTTAGCAAGTGGTTTAGTTGGTAAAAGGCCATTCGACCGTTTAGCAAGTGGTTTAGTTGGAAAACGTCCATTTGATCGATTAGCAAGTGGTTTAGTTGGTAAAAGGCCGTTCGACCGTTTAGCAAGTGGTTTAGTCGGTAAACGTCCATTTGATCGACTAGCAAGTGGCCTAGTTGGCAAAAGACCTTTCGATCGTTTAGCTAGTGGACTTGTTGGTAAAAGGCCTTTCGACAGATTAGCCAGCGGTTTAGTAGGAAAACGATACATGGACCCATTAGCTTCTTCACTTGTTGGCAAGCGAGACAGTCAGTGA